The following nucleotide sequence is from Lytechinus variegatus isolate NC3 chromosome 12, Lvar_3.0, whole genome shotgun sequence.
TCCCGAAAAGGATAGGCAACACCTGATAGGACTGCCAGAATTATGTCTTTATCATTTCATCTTGTTTGACCTCATTACCTTACAGACACCACTTGCTTTGCGTGATTGGAGACGCCGGGCAGACTACACGGTTGGATTGTACGGATTTATACACCCTCTCTGTGGAGCTTTTAGGCGGGAGTTTGTGACGCGATATGATTGAGTCGGATCCGCAGTTGGTGGTGCCTGAACATCATTTTCGGTGAAGTGCATCGACGACCATGCAGGATCAACGGATGACCTCCGCCGTGATATCGACGTTGAGTGTCGATCTGGCAGCTGATGAACTATCAATGTCGGATATCGACTATCCTACCGAGGAGCCGCCCGCTGCCGACCCGGACGGGGGGATGCCCCTCGCTCAGATGGTCCTAATCGGAATCGTTCTCGCTCTCATTATTGTTACCTCTATTTTCGGCAACATCCTGGTGTGTGTTGCCGTGGCAACGGAGGATAAACTACGGAGGACGGGGAACCTTTTTATAGTGTCTCTCGCGATGGCAGACTTGCTGGTGTCATTCTTTGTTATGCCGTTCGCGATGTTTAATGACCTCTTAGGGTACTGGGTGTTCAGCCATCGCTTTTGTAATGTATGGGTGTCGTTTGATATCATGTTTAGCACGGCATCCATTTTGAATCTTTGCGCCATCAGTGTTGATCGTTACATTCATATCAAAAGACCTTTTAAATACtaccattggatgacaaagAGGACCGTCATAGCCATGATCTTGTTGGTATGGGGGATGTCGGcacttatttcattcattcctaTTCATCTTGGTTGGCATAAGGATGCCTCAGATACCAGCCCATCACTCCACCCCTCGTCGCACCTGTTCCTTTCCCCTTCCAACCTCTCCAACCTCACACATTCTGACATGCAAACATTGAGCCCTAATTCAATCACCGTCTCTCATCTTCGACCCCCTGACACAGATCCGGGGGATGATTACTTCGAGTGTGCGATGAGCCTGAACGCTACCTACGCTGTCTTCTCCTCTTTAATAAGCTTCATCATTCCTTGTTTAATTATGATCAGTATCTACGCGTGCATCTTCAAGGCGGTGAGAGAGCGGATGAGGAACGCTCGCCTCGGCCGCCTGGGGAGCAGTAAAAACCACCATCCAGACACGCAGTATCACTGCAACAGCCAAGCCGCCACGGACCACAAGGCCGCCATCACGTTAGGGATAATAATGGGCGTATTCCTCATGTGCTGGTTACCCTTTTTCATCTACAACATCGTACTTCCGCTATGCACCTCCTGCTTGTTCAGCGAGCTAGCTTTCAAGATTCTCACCTGGTTAGGCTATTTTAATTCCTGTCTG
It contains:
- the LOC121425235 gene encoding dopamine receptor 1-like, giving the protein MQDQRMTSAVISTLSVDLAADELSMSDIDYPTEEPPAADPDGGMPLAQMVLIGIVLALIIVTSIFGNILVCVAVATEDKLRRTGNLFIVSLAMADLLVSFFVMPFAMFNDLLGYWVFSHRFCNVWVSFDIMFSTASILNLCAISVDRYIHIKRPFKYYHWMTKRTVIAMILLVWGMSALISFIPIHLGWHKDASDTSPSLHPSSHLFLSPSNLSNLTHSDMQTLSPNSITVSHLRPPDTDPGDDYFECAMSLNATYAVFSSLISFIIPCLIMISIYACIFKAVRERMRNARLGRLGSSKNHHPDTQYHCNSQAATDHKAAITLGIIMGVFLMCWLPFFIYNIVLPLCTSCLFSELAFKILTWLGYFNSCLNPVIYSIFNRDFRNAFKNILFYQLTGFLCRCWGKRPQKRHRGHRSSITKRTRPSDINGRVRFDAPAYGLRAHRKTNISDTSLETIREKISPT